Within Telopea speciosissima isolate NSW1024214 ecotype Mountain lineage chromosome 8, Tspe_v1, whole genome shotgun sequence, the genomic segment TGTGGTAAATAATTGAATAGACTTCAATTTTGTGAATAAGACCTCAAGGTTCTCTACGAATGTGTCTCAAACCAAAGAGAGTTTTCCATCCAAATAGTAAAATAAATCTAGGAATATGATGTCTTTGAAAATCATGAGCTAAATTTGAATcatctattttaatttttttaaaatctaaattGTCTATTTACACTTAGAGTTAGAGGACTGGAGAGTACACAAAATGTCTAGAATACTGGTATTCATGCATGAACATACATAGGATGCAACCGATACAAGGGGGTAGTAATTGAATTAGacactaaaatttgacatgtgacaaATCTAAACCACACCCTCCCTATCAAATGATCGAAATGGAAACATCAACTATCCATGTGACAAAATGCCTTGTGatgtttgaaaaaataacagaCCAAGGAAGCGCCTCTTGGCTTGGAGGTGGCCGCCACTGCAGTAAGGCACTGGCCTCCAATGACCACCCCCTTGCCGCCCTCTCCTCTTGGAGTTGTGATGCCACCCAGGGCGCCCTATTGGGTTGTCACTCCTACTGGCCTATGGGCCTCATTAGGATTTGGCAAATACGTAAATACATAACAGACCCGTGCAATAATAGTAAAAGGCTAAAATAAGAAGACAAAATAGTAAGGACAATTTTCCTACATAACAGAGGAAGGGTTTAGACACTCCTAGGCCCTAGGGTCTTAAAACACCCCCCAATTACGAATGGACAAATATAGCCTCCTTAGTGCTTATGTAGGACATCAGATACCATGAGTGAATGTAGCAGGATGGtcttatatatttttggtaGATGGCAAGTTTGCTTTGTTTACTATTGGGAGTTTTAATTCGTCTCGTCATATGGAACCAGAATTAGTTAGTATCAAATACAGGTCTCGAGCATGCATCCAGTCTAGGGTTGAAGGTgaaagaagtgtggtgctccAATCAACGGATTGCCGAGTCTCTTCCAACTCCAACACATACTCCTTGGCCTTGGCCACTTCTTGTGTACATAAATACCATAGGACGACATTACATTTAGTTCTAAGGGGGCCCCTTTTTGTTTTGAGGTGGCTTATAACCTAGCTAAAAATTCTCAAGCAAGGAACTACTTCGCTGTATCTTTTGCCTAGttgtaatatattttattttctcatcaaaaaaTATATCTTCTTTGGTGTTGctgatcatggttctaagtattggcaTCGAATCGCCCATATCGGATGATATGTACCAATTTTGTTAGTCATCGATACCGATGCCGTGTTGATACtatatcaatatcgtatcaatTTTACGTATTGCCAATACCCattccaataccgtgcactaaaatcaTGTTGCTAATACATTCTCCCACCTATTCAAAAGCTGTGGTCGTGGATTCCCCTTCACCATGGCTTAACAAAATTCGGGTACAATTTCTTTTCAACATGTCAAAAACAAGATTTTCCCAACCTTTAAAAATTCGGAAGATTCttccacaaataaaaaaattggaagacTGTGACAATAAAATTGCCATCAATAGCCCTTTCAGCTTAAGGGTGTGTTGTTCGGAGTTGGTACGTGAACGTGATCTTAGCTCGTGTTGCTACAAAATGGATCATTTGCAAGGACTAATAGGTGAACGCACATCTCTGAgcaaatcacattttaattttattttcataaaaatctTTTCTCCCGAAATAGAATAGGTGGTTGGTTGTcgcatgtacgttcacctgttggtacgtgcagaggaacccAACTCGTGTTGTTCGTTGCTTAATTAGAATGTATCGACTCTGACTCAACCCTTTCAGGCTTCAGGCCGCCCCTCCCTAGAGGTCTCGTCATATTTTCCACACGGAATCAGTTCAGACCAGTTTTACTAGAAGTTCATATAAAAAGCGAAATCTCTTTAATGTTTGACACTGTAAACCTTTTTGGGTCTTTAAATTTCAACCTTCAAATCGATCTCAGGAAACCCAGTGTTGGCGTCTGGGAGGTAACCTCGTCCTTACTGCTCTCGTAATGGCTTCTCCTATCCCCCACTTTCATCTTCTCTATCTCACTCTCTTGGCTATAGTTCATCTTTTCTTTCTCGTCGACGCCAAGTTAGTTCTCCACAATTCGGAGTACCATGCTCTCTCCACAATCTGGAGCGACTTTGGTTTTCCAACTCAACTCGGTATTTCAGCTTCAGCAGGAAATCCCTGTTATGATACCATAGGTATCTACTGCCAGGGGATAAACTCCACTGATTCGCCGCCGGTTCTTCGAGTTACTCGAATCGTCCTTGACTCTCGAGGCCTCAATGGATTTCTCCCTCCGGCTATCGGACAGTTGTCGGAGCTGAAAGAACTCTCCCTGGCCAACAACCATCTCGTTGACTATATTCCTCCCCACATCGTTGACTGCCGTAAGCTAGAGGTATTAAACCTCCAGAATAACCGGCTCTCCGGTGAAATCCCACCGGAGGTCTCATCTCTGGTACATCTCCGATCCCTCGATCTCTCTTCGAATAAGTTCTCAGGTGATCTGAAATTCTTGAAGTATTTTCCCAACCTTGAGAATCTCTCCCTCGCGAGCAATCTATTTAGCGGAAGAGTACCAAAATCACTTCGTTCCTTTCGAAATCTCCGATACCTGAACCTCTCTGGGAATAATTACCTCCAAGGCTCCCAAGTTCCTGCAATTAACCAAGTTGATTATTCAATTTCCCGGTTAAAGACCAAGACGAAGACGAGAAGTAATCTTCCCAACCGCTATGTATTCACCGAGAGTTCCACAAACAGTAATTACAGCAGCTCTGCCGTCGCACCATTACCATCGACCTGGAAATCCAATCACTCAAATTCCAATGCTCAGGCTCCATCTCCCTCAAAATCATCTAACCCTCACAAACACCACAAGAGCAAAAAGAAGATCAAAGGTTGGTTGTTCGGGTTCTTAGCCGGCGTTGCGACGGGGTTGATTTCCGGATTGATGATGTCCATCTTTTTTAGGATGCTATTGATTTGCATCAGAGGCAGAAGTAAAGACTCTGGCCCTGTAATCTTTAGCCCCTTGATCAAAGACGCCGAGGCCATAGCCTTCCTCGAGAAAGAAGACGCGCTTTCCTCCTTGGAGATCATCGGAAAAGGTGGTTGCGGAGAAGTCTACAAGACGGAGCTTCCGGGAAGCAACGGCAAGATCATCGCCATCAAGAGGATAATTCAACCTCAGACCACGGAAGCAACAGatcttgaggaagaagacagcAAGGCTATGAATAAGAAGCTAAGGCAGATCCGGTCGGAAATCTTAACCGTCGGGCAAATCCGACACCGTAATTTGTTGTCTCTGCTGGCCCATATACCTCGACCAGACTGTCATCTGCTAGTGTACGAGTACATGAAGAATGGGAGCCTACATGACACGCTGATCCAGGTATCAGATGGGATCAGCGAATTAGAATGGAACGTAAGGCATAGGATCGCTCTTGGAATCGCGGCGGGTTTGGAATATCTACACATGAACCATAGCCCACGAATCATCCATAGGGACTTGAAACCTGCAAACATACTCCTAGACGACGACATGGAGGCCCGGATCGCAGATTTCGGGTTGGCCAAGGCCGTCCCGGAGGCCAACACTCACGTGACAACGTCCAACGTAGCAGGGACCGTGGGGTATATAGCACCGGAGTACCACCAAACTTTCAAGTTCACAGACAAGTGTGACATTTATAGTTTCGGGGTGATACTGGCGGTGCTGGTGGTGGGGAAATTACCGTCCGATGAATTCTTCCAACAAACAGACGAGATGAGCCTAGTGAAGTGGTTGAGGAACGTGATGACATCGGAGAACCCAAAGAGGGCAATTGATGAGAAGCTGATGGGGAATGGGTACGAGGAGCAAATGTTACTTGTTCTTAAGATTGCTTGCTTTTGCACTGTAGATAATCCAAAGGAGAGGCCCAACAGCAAGGATATCCGCTGCATGCTCTCTCAGGTTAAGTCCTAATTAAAGTTGTTATGCCTAAGCACACTGCCacgtttcctttttttttttttattttaacgtATTTATTTCCCTTTCTTAGAAATAAAAGTTATTTATAAGGGTTTGCATGATCAAAGTATATGGGATCTATCACTAGATTAGCAGTGATGCTACTGTATATAAGATACTTTATATCCAGTGTTTTGAACTTTCATGTAATCTGTTTAGTTGCAGAGTTGGTTGTGTTTTTAATTTGGGAGGAATGTCTCTCATGGTTTTcgcttttcttccttttcttgtaaTTAATGGAAGTTCCTAAGACTGCTCTACACCTCTAGGCTCTTTGCCTCCAGTTTGGTATGcgttcttggaatgcattctaagccTTAACACCACTACGTACACCTCACCcgtattaaaaaaagaaaaaaaaaaaaattgtgcatCTCTATTTCTTTATTCCAAATGGAGTTTTCTTATTCCAAAAAGAGTGTGCATTCTAGATGATTTAGCATTTTTTgtgataaaaacaat encodes:
- the LOC122670677 gene encoding leucine-rich repeat receptor-like serine/threonine/tyrosine-protein kinase SOBIR1 encodes the protein MASPIPHFHLLYLTLLAIVHLFFLVDAKLVLHNSEYHALSTIWSDFGFPTQLGISASAGNPCYDTIGIYCQGINSTDSPPVLRVTRIVLDSRGLNGFLPPAIGQLSELKELSLANNHLVDYIPPHIVDCRKLEVLNLQNNRLSGEIPPEVSSLVHLRSLDLSSNKFSGDLKFLKYFPNLENLSLASNLFSGRVPKSLRSFRNLRYLNLSGNNYLQGSQVPAINQVDYSISRLKTKTKTRSNLPNRYVFTESSTNSNYSSSAVAPLPSTWKSNHSNSNAQAPSPSKSSNPHKHHKSKKKIKGWLFGFLAGVATGLISGLMMSIFFRMLLICIRGRSKDSGPVIFSPLIKDAEAIAFLEKEDALSSLEIIGKGGCGEVYKTELPGSNGKIIAIKRIIQPQTTEATDLEEEDSKAMNKKLRQIRSEILTVGQIRHRNLLSLLAHIPRPDCHLLVYEYMKNGSLHDTLIQVSDGISELEWNVRHRIALGIAAGLEYLHMNHSPRIIHRDLKPANILLDDDMEARIADFGLAKAVPEANTHVTTSNVAGTVGYIAPEYHQTFKFTDKCDIYSFGVILAVLVVGKLPSDEFFQQTDEMSLVKWLRNVMTSENPKRAIDEKLMGNGYEEQMLLVLKIACFCTVDNPKERPNSKDIRCMLSQVKS